In the Acanthopagrus latus isolate v.2019 chromosome 23, fAcaLat1.1, whole genome shotgun sequence genome, one interval contains:
- the LOC119014561 gene encoding uncharacterized protein LOC119014561, protein MSAARRKLQEALCQYSTDTLANINTVSGFCKGISSWMNARENELRQLKEIKDKLDQILNPDTKSKRKALKTFLKGMVAADNSSEELETELAAVLADTLEGLKKLDRFLEAVEKLAVTSLHVFMEGNQVLHLPKGISLERVQVVIIAAQIICPLLLKFKRDASVFFLPKLHNVEVLLYQLDKYTETTQKICEILEKSISDPYWLKGNKPLINVDVDLSEDEIQGMLCHINQLNAIRMDQNFRLVFLFQDVPCSDFISNFKERNPRMLEFLTDLEEVAVQLDSMNKGAKISSVAGSSVGAIGGILSIVGLALIPVTAGVSVGLIAGGAALGVTSGVNSVVTTATEIGVNRTQQNKASEVFQSFMEDVQSLQECLEEVMDKKGPNLEERATNLVVGVGKVLGKVGRVGKGIDALVDAASALMKNEKVTVNTGKVVAQEGKALCNVPRAASDIPDVAQAAAKGPLALGKSARAGFIALNALFVGVDVFFICKDGYSLAKGSETEVSKFIRARAALWSSEIDSWKKIHDSLCKGQKTSEEHRAVLDKTFYPERAIKKN, encoded by the exons ATGTCTGCAGCAAG aaggaAACTACAGGAGGCTTTGTGCCAATACAGCACAGATACTCTTGCCAACATTAACACAGTGAGTGGATTCTGTAAGGGGATCTCGTCATGGATGAATGCAAGGGAGAATGAGTTGCGCCAGCTAAAGGAAATCAAAGACAAACTTGACCAGATCTTAAACCCTGATACCAAGAGCAAACGTAAGGCtctgaagacatttttgaaGGGCATGGTGGCTGCAGACAATAGTTCTGAAGAGCTGGAGACAGAGCTGGCTGCTGTGCTTGCAGACACTCTGGAAGGTCTGAAGAAGCTCGACCGCTTCCTGGAGGCAGTGGAGAAGCTGGCGGTCACATCACTTCATGTGTTCATGGAGGGGAACCAGGTGTTACACCTGCCCAAAGGAATCAGCCTTGAACGTGTTCAGGTTGTCATCATTGCTGCACAAATAatctgccctctcctcctcaagtTCAAAAGAGATGCAAgtgtcttcttcctccccaAACTTCACAATGTGGAAGTGCTGTTATACCAACTGGACAAATACACGGAGACCACCCAAAAAATCTGTGAGATATTGGAGAAAAG TATAAGTGATCCTTACTGGCTGAAGGGCAACAAACCTCTGATAAACGTCGATGTTGATTTGTCTGAAGATGAAATACAAGGGATGCTGTGTCACATTAATCAACTTAATGCAATCAG gaTGGACCAGAACTTCAGACTGGTGTTCTTGTTCCAGGATGTGCCATGCTCTGACTTCATCAGTAACTTCAAAGAGAGAAACCCCAGAATGCTAGAGTTTCTAACAGACCTGGAGGAGGTCGCTGTTCAACTAGACAGCATGAATAAGGGGGCAAAGATCTCCAGTGTGGCAGGCAGCTCAGTGGGGGCAATTGGAGGTATTCTTTCCATTGTTGGTTTGGCATTAATTCCTGTAACAGCAGGAGTGTCTGTAGGTCTGATAGCAGGTGGGGCAGCACTGGGAGTGACCAGTGGAGTCAACAGTGTTGTCACCACCGCCACAGAGATTGGAGTAAACCgtacacaacaaaataaagctAGTGAAGTCTTTCAGAGTTTCATGGAGGATGTTCAGAGTCTCCAGGAATGTCTGGAGGAGGTCATGGATAAAAAAGGCCCTAACTTAGAGGAACGTGCCACAAATTTGGTAGTTGGAGTTGGCAAGGTGCTCGGTAAAGTTGGTCGTGTTGGAAAAGGTATTGATGCGCTTGTTGACGCTGCCTCTGCCTTGATGAAGAATGAGAAGGTGACTGTAAATACTGGCAAGGTGGTCGCTCAGGAAGGCAAAGCATTGTGCAATGTGCCCAGGGCGGCCTCAGATATCCCAGATGTCGCTCAGGCAGCAGCCAAAGGGCCTCTTGCTCTTGGTAAGTCAGCCAGAGCAGGGTTCATTGCACTCAATGCTCTTTTCGTTGGCGTGGATGTCTTCTTCATCTGTAAGGATGGCTACAGTCTAGCCAAAGGCAGCGAGACTGAAGTTTCAAAGTTCATCAGAGCCAGAGCTGCACTTTGGAGCTCAGAGATCGACTCATGGAAGAAGATCCATGACTCCCTGTGCAAAGGTCAGAAGACATCAGAGGAACACCGAGCCGTCCTGGACAAGACATTTTATCCAGAGAGAGCGATCAAGAAGAATTAA
- the LOC119013298 gene encoding uncharacterized protein LOC119013298 isoform X1, protein MMSGQKSCYELTIELQGHADSVPSEEEPMLVKSGAEGGHAASWSGGAEGGRAASWSGGAEGGRAASWSGGAEGGRAASCEEQQEDLCQYTTDTLTYIETVKGFCEGFYTWMDAREEELSQMGGIKGRAVKADLSLSHVMWLVVRALWVCMMTPFECLKAPREYRSALRKCKSALCECVKALCECVKPLCECMKALWECVKPLCECMKALCECVKPLCECMKALCECVKPLCECMKALCECVKPLCECMKALCECVKPLCECMKALCECVKPLCECVKALWECVKPLCECMKALWEEKHENTHTQESITKEHETPETKLADELKKTLGGLKELDRFLEAVEKLAVTSLHVFMEENQVLHPPERFSPKCVQAVIIAARQICPLLLEFKRDAGDFFLPKLHNVEVLSYQLEKYIKTTWKICVKLEKSLYVQIPTTETVVNLHVSEEGVQERLCDIKLLNEIRMGEHFRTVLLFKDESCSDFINKFNSCEPRMLESLKHLDDAADNLNYLNQVVKTFGVIGSLVGIGGGFLSICGLVLSPATERVPRTKSGAYLGIFCTVIIVLAFIIELNWEYKQKKASELFQSFMKDMQSLQLCPKEKTNHQLAQIQESCVVEESMVFSKVRTLVKSIDFVADIEGTSDIPYICQTAVKGHFNNLFLVGANVLSLATDVVFIIRHCCSLIKCSETEASEIITARAALWRSQMDSWRKIHDSLCKGQRTSDEHQAVLDKLFNQGGQ, encoded by the exons ATGATGAGTGGACAAAAGTCATG CTATGAGCTTACAATAGAGTTACAAGGACACGCAGACAGCGTACCAAGTGAAGAGGAACCGATGTTGGTGAAAAG TGGAGCTGAAGGCGGCCATGCTGCTTCCTGGTCCGGTGGCGCTGAAGGCGGCCGTGCTGCTTCCTGGTCCGGTGGCGCTGAAGGCGGCCGTGCTGCTTCCTGGTCCGGTGGCGCTGAAGGCGGCCGTGCTGCTTCCTG TGAGGAACAACAGGAGGATTTGTGCCAATACACCACAGATACCCTCACCTATATTGAGACAGTGAAAGGATTCTGTGAGGGGTTCTATACATGGATGGATGCAAGGGAGGAAGAGTTGTCCCAAATGGGGGGCATCAAAGGCAGAGCTGTCAAAGCTGACCTGAGCCTTAGCCATGTTATGTGGCTAGTGGTGAGAGCTCTGTGGGTATGTATGATGACTCCGTTTGAATGTCTGAAGGCTCCAAGGGAATATAGGTCAGCTCTGAGGAAATGTAAGTCAGCTCTGTGCGAATGTGTGAAGGCTCTGTGCGAATGTGTGAAGCCTCTATGTGAATGTATGAAGGCTCTGTGGGAATGTGTGAAGCCTCTATGTGAATGTATGAAGGCTCTGTGCGAATGTGTGAAGCCTCTATGTGAATGTATGAAGGCTCTGTGCGAATGTGTGAAGCCTCTATGTGAATGTATGAAGGCTCTGTGCGAATGTGTGAAGCCTCTATGTGAATGTATGAAGGCTCTGTGCGAATGTGTGAAGCCTCTATGTGAATGTATGAAGGCTCTGTGCGAATGTGTGAAGCCtctatgtgaatgtgtgaaggCTCTGTGGGAATGTGTGAAGCCTCTATGTGAATGTATGAAGGCTCTgtgggaagaaaaacatgagaaCACGCACACCCAAGAGAGTATAACAAAAGAGCATGAAACACCAGAGACAAAGCTGGCTGATGAGTTGAAGAAAACTCTGGGAGGTCTGAAGGAGCTCGACCGCTTCCTGGAGGCAGTTGAGAAGTTGGCGGTCACCTCACTTCATGTGTTCATGGAGGAGAACCAGGTGTTACATCCGCCAGAGAGGTTTAGCCCTAAATGTGTTCAGGCTGTCATCATCGCTGCACGACAaatctgtcctctcctcctcgagTTCAAAAGAGATGCAGGTGACTTCTTCCTCCCCAAACTTCACAATGTGGAAGTGCTGTCATACCAATtggaaaaatacataaagacCACTTGGAAGATCTGTGTGAAGTTGGAGAAAAG tctATATGTCCAGATTCCGACTACAGAAACTGTTGTGAACCTCCATGTGTCTGAAGAAGGTGTTCAAGAGAGGCTTTGTGACATTAAACTGCTAAATGAAATCAG GATGGGCGAGCACTTCCGAACGGTGCTCTTGTTCAAAGACGAGTCCTGTTCGGACTTCATAAATAAGTTCAATAGCTGTGAACCCAGGATGCTGGAGTCTCTAAAACACCTGGACGATGCTGCTGACAATCTGAACTATCTGAACCAAGTGGTAAAGACCTTCGGTGTGATAGGCAGCTTGGTGGGGATAGGTGGAGGTTTTCTTTCCATTTGCGGTTTGGTATTGAGTCCTGCAACAGAAAGAGTACCTCGGACAAAATCGGGGGCATATCTGGGAATTTTCTGCACAGTCATCATTGTTCTTGCATTCATCATAGAGTTGAATTGggaatacaaacaaaaaaaggccagTGAACTCTTCCAGAGCTTCATGAAGGACATGCAGAGTCTCCAACTTTGTCCGAAGGAGAAGACCAATCACCAACTGGCCCAAATACAAGAAAGTTGTGTTGTGGAAGAAAGCATGGTGTTTAGCAAAGTTCGCACTTTAGTTAAATCTATTGACTTTGTTGCTGACATTGAAGGTACTTCAGATATCCCATATATTTGTCAGACAGCAGTCAAAGGACATTTTAACAATCTATTTTTGGTTGGAGCAAATGTTCTTTCCCTTGCAACGGATGTCGTCTTCATCATTAGGCATTGCTGCAGTCTGATCAAATGCAGCGAGACTGAAGCCTCAGAGATCATCACAGCCAGAGCTGCACTTTGGAGATCACAGATGGACTCATGGAGGAAGATCCATGACTCTCTATGCAAAGGTCAGAGAACATCGGATGAACACCAAGCTGTCCTGGATAAGCTATTTAACCAGGGAGGGCAATAG
- the LOC119013298 gene encoding uncharacterized protein LOC119013298 isoform X2 — protein MMSGQKSCYELTIELQGHADSVPSEEEPMLVKSGAEGGHAASWSGGAEGGRAASWSGGAEGGRAASCEEQQEDLCQYTTDTLTYIETVKGFCEGFYTWMDAREEELSQMGGIKGRAVKADLSLSHVMWLVVRALWVCMMTPFECLKAPREYRSALRKCKSALCECVKALCECVKPLCECMKALWECVKPLCECMKALCECVKPLCECMKALCECVKPLCECMKALCECVKPLCECMKALCECVKPLCECMKALCECVKPLCECVKALWECVKPLCECMKALWEEKHENTHTQESITKEHETPETKLADELKKTLGGLKELDRFLEAVEKLAVTSLHVFMEENQVLHPPERFSPKCVQAVIIAARQICPLLLEFKRDAGDFFLPKLHNVEVLSYQLEKYIKTTWKICVKLEKSLYVQIPTTETVVNLHVSEEGVQERLCDIKLLNEIRMGEHFRTVLLFKDESCSDFINKFNSCEPRMLESLKHLDDAADNLNYLNQVVKTFGVIGSLVGIGGGFLSICGLVLSPATERVPRTKSGAYLGIFCTVIIVLAFIIELNWEYKQKKASELFQSFMKDMQSLQLCPKEKTNHQLAQIQESCVVEESMVFSKVRTLVKSIDFVADIEGTSDIPYICQTAVKGHFNNLFLVGANVLSLATDVVFIIRHCCSLIKCSETEASEIITARAALWRSQMDSWRKIHDSLCKGQRTSDEHQAVLDKLFNQGGQ, from the exons ATGATGAGTGGACAAAAGTCATG CTATGAGCTTACAATAGAGTTACAAGGACACGCAGACAGCGTACCAAGTGAAGAGGAACCGATGTTGGTGAAAAG TGGAGCTGAAGGCGGCCATGCTGCTTCCTGGTCCGGTGGCGCTGAAGGCGGCCGTGCTGCTTCCTGGTCCGGTGGCGCTGAAGGCGGCCGTGCTGCTTCCTG TGAGGAACAACAGGAGGATTTGTGCCAATACACCACAGATACCCTCACCTATATTGAGACAGTGAAAGGATTCTGTGAGGGGTTCTATACATGGATGGATGCAAGGGAGGAAGAGTTGTCCCAAATGGGGGGCATCAAAGGCAGAGCTGTCAAAGCTGACCTGAGCCTTAGCCATGTTATGTGGCTAGTGGTGAGAGCTCTGTGGGTATGTATGATGACTCCGTTTGAATGTCTGAAGGCTCCAAGGGAATATAGGTCAGCTCTGAGGAAATGTAAGTCAGCTCTGTGCGAATGTGTGAAGGCTCTGTGCGAATGTGTGAAGCCTCTATGTGAATGTATGAAGGCTCTGTGGGAATGTGTGAAGCCTCTATGTGAATGTATGAAGGCTCTGTGCGAATGTGTGAAGCCTCTATGTGAATGTATGAAGGCTCTGTGCGAATGTGTGAAGCCTCTATGTGAATGTATGAAGGCTCTGTGCGAATGTGTGAAGCCTCTATGTGAATGTATGAAGGCTCTGTGCGAATGTGTGAAGCCTCTATGTGAATGTATGAAGGCTCTGTGCGAATGTGTGAAGCCtctatgtgaatgtgtgaaggCTCTGTGGGAATGTGTGAAGCCTCTATGTGAATGTATGAAGGCTCTgtgggaagaaaaacatgagaaCACGCACACCCAAGAGAGTATAACAAAAGAGCATGAAACACCAGAGACAAAGCTGGCTGATGAGTTGAAGAAAACTCTGGGAGGTCTGAAGGAGCTCGACCGCTTCCTGGAGGCAGTTGAGAAGTTGGCGGTCACCTCACTTCATGTGTTCATGGAGGAGAACCAGGTGTTACATCCGCCAGAGAGGTTTAGCCCTAAATGTGTTCAGGCTGTCATCATCGCTGCACGACAaatctgtcctctcctcctcgagTTCAAAAGAGATGCAGGTGACTTCTTCCTCCCCAAACTTCACAATGTGGAAGTGCTGTCATACCAATtggaaaaatacataaagacCACTTGGAAGATCTGTGTGAAGTTGGAGAAAAG tctATATGTCCAGATTCCGACTACAGAAACTGTTGTGAACCTCCATGTGTCTGAAGAAGGTGTTCAAGAGAGGCTTTGTGACATTAAACTGCTAAATGAAATCAG GATGGGCGAGCACTTCCGAACGGTGCTCTTGTTCAAAGACGAGTCCTGTTCGGACTTCATAAATAAGTTCAATAGCTGTGAACCCAGGATGCTGGAGTCTCTAAAACACCTGGACGATGCTGCTGACAATCTGAACTATCTGAACCAAGTGGTAAAGACCTTCGGTGTGATAGGCAGCTTGGTGGGGATAGGTGGAGGTTTTCTTTCCATTTGCGGTTTGGTATTGAGTCCTGCAACAGAAAGAGTACCTCGGACAAAATCGGGGGCATATCTGGGAATTTTCTGCACAGTCATCATTGTTCTTGCATTCATCATAGAGTTGAATTGggaatacaaacaaaaaaaggccagTGAACTCTTCCAGAGCTTCATGAAGGACATGCAGAGTCTCCAACTTTGTCCGAAGGAGAAGACCAATCACCAACTGGCCCAAATACAAGAAAGTTGTGTTGTGGAAGAAAGCATGGTGTTTAGCAAAGTTCGCACTTTAGTTAAATCTATTGACTTTGTTGCTGACATTGAAGGTACTTCAGATATCCCATATATTTGTCAGACAGCAGTCAAAGGACATTTTAACAATCTATTTTTGGTTGGAGCAAATGTTCTTTCCCTTGCAACGGATGTCGTCTTCATCATTAGGCATTGCTGCAGTCTGATCAAATGCAGCGAGACTGAAGCCTCAGAGATCATCACAGCCAGAGCTGCACTTTGGAGATCACAGATGGACTCATGGAGGAAGATCCATGACTCTCTATGCAAAGGTCAGAGAACATCGGATGAACACCAAGCTGTCCTGGATAAGCTATTTAACCAGGGAGGGCAATAG
- the LOC119013298 gene encoding uncharacterized protein LOC119013298 isoform X3 gives MMSGQKSCYELTIELQGHADSVPSEEEPMLVKSGAEGGHAASWSGGAEGGRAASCEEQQEDLCQYTTDTLTYIETVKGFCEGFYTWMDAREEELSQMGGIKGRAVKADLSLSHVMWLVVRALWVCMMTPFECLKAPREYRSALRKCKSALCECVKALCECVKPLCECMKALWECVKPLCECMKALCECVKPLCECMKALCECVKPLCECMKALCECVKPLCECMKALCECVKPLCECMKALCECVKPLCECVKALWECVKPLCECMKALWEEKHENTHTQESITKEHETPETKLADELKKTLGGLKELDRFLEAVEKLAVTSLHVFMEENQVLHPPERFSPKCVQAVIIAARQICPLLLEFKRDAGDFFLPKLHNVEVLSYQLEKYIKTTWKICVKLEKSLYVQIPTTETVVNLHVSEEGVQERLCDIKLLNEIRMGEHFRTVLLFKDESCSDFINKFNSCEPRMLESLKHLDDAADNLNYLNQVVKTFGVIGSLVGIGGGFLSICGLVLSPATERVPRTKSGAYLGIFCTVIIVLAFIIELNWEYKQKKASELFQSFMKDMQSLQLCPKEKTNHQLAQIQESCVVEESMVFSKVRTLVKSIDFVADIEGTSDIPYICQTAVKGHFNNLFLVGANVLSLATDVVFIIRHCCSLIKCSETEASEIITARAALWRSQMDSWRKIHDSLCKGQRTSDEHQAVLDKLFNQGGQ, from the exons ATGATGAGTGGACAAAAGTCATG CTATGAGCTTACAATAGAGTTACAAGGACACGCAGACAGCGTACCAAGTGAAGAGGAACCGATGTTGGTGAAAAG TGGAGCTGAAGGCGGCCATGCTGCTTCCTGGTCCGGTGGCGCTGAAGGCGGCCGTGCTGCTTCCTG TGAGGAACAACAGGAGGATTTGTGCCAATACACCACAGATACCCTCACCTATATTGAGACAGTGAAAGGATTCTGTGAGGGGTTCTATACATGGATGGATGCAAGGGAGGAAGAGTTGTCCCAAATGGGGGGCATCAAAGGCAGAGCTGTCAAAGCTGACCTGAGCCTTAGCCATGTTATGTGGCTAGTGGTGAGAGCTCTGTGGGTATGTATGATGACTCCGTTTGAATGTCTGAAGGCTCCAAGGGAATATAGGTCAGCTCTGAGGAAATGTAAGTCAGCTCTGTGCGAATGTGTGAAGGCTCTGTGCGAATGTGTGAAGCCTCTATGTGAATGTATGAAGGCTCTGTGGGAATGTGTGAAGCCTCTATGTGAATGTATGAAGGCTCTGTGCGAATGTGTGAAGCCTCTATGTGAATGTATGAAGGCTCTGTGCGAATGTGTGAAGCCTCTATGTGAATGTATGAAGGCTCTGTGCGAATGTGTGAAGCCTCTATGTGAATGTATGAAGGCTCTGTGCGAATGTGTGAAGCCTCTATGTGAATGTATGAAGGCTCTGTGCGAATGTGTGAAGCCtctatgtgaatgtgtgaaggCTCTGTGGGAATGTGTGAAGCCTCTATGTGAATGTATGAAGGCTCTgtgggaagaaaaacatgagaaCACGCACACCCAAGAGAGTATAACAAAAGAGCATGAAACACCAGAGACAAAGCTGGCTGATGAGTTGAAGAAAACTCTGGGAGGTCTGAAGGAGCTCGACCGCTTCCTGGAGGCAGTTGAGAAGTTGGCGGTCACCTCACTTCATGTGTTCATGGAGGAGAACCAGGTGTTACATCCGCCAGAGAGGTTTAGCCCTAAATGTGTTCAGGCTGTCATCATCGCTGCACGACAaatctgtcctctcctcctcgagTTCAAAAGAGATGCAGGTGACTTCTTCCTCCCCAAACTTCACAATGTGGAAGTGCTGTCATACCAATtggaaaaatacataaagacCACTTGGAAGATCTGTGTGAAGTTGGAGAAAAG tctATATGTCCAGATTCCGACTACAGAAACTGTTGTGAACCTCCATGTGTCTGAAGAAGGTGTTCAAGAGAGGCTTTGTGACATTAAACTGCTAAATGAAATCAG GATGGGCGAGCACTTCCGAACGGTGCTCTTGTTCAAAGACGAGTCCTGTTCGGACTTCATAAATAAGTTCAATAGCTGTGAACCCAGGATGCTGGAGTCTCTAAAACACCTGGACGATGCTGCTGACAATCTGAACTATCTGAACCAAGTGGTAAAGACCTTCGGTGTGATAGGCAGCTTGGTGGGGATAGGTGGAGGTTTTCTTTCCATTTGCGGTTTGGTATTGAGTCCTGCAACAGAAAGAGTACCTCGGACAAAATCGGGGGCATATCTGGGAATTTTCTGCACAGTCATCATTGTTCTTGCATTCATCATAGAGTTGAATTGggaatacaaacaaaaaaaggccagTGAACTCTTCCAGAGCTTCATGAAGGACATGCAGAGTCTCCAACTTTGTCCGAAGGAGAAGACCAATCACCAACTGGCCCAAATACAAGAAAGTTGTGTTGTGGAAGAAAGCATGGTGTTTAGCAAAGTTCGCACTTTAGTTAAATCTATTGACTTTGTTGCTGACATTGAAGGTACTTCAGATATCCCATATATTTGTCAGACAGCAGTCAAAGGACATTTTAACAATCTATTTTTGGTTGGAGCAAATGTTCTTTCCCTTGCAACGGATGTCGTCTTCATCATTAGGCATTGCTGCAGTCTGATCAAATGCAGCGAGACTGAAGCCTCAGAGATCATCACAGCCAGAGCTGCACTTTGGAGATCACAGATGGACTCATGGAGGAAGATCCATGACTCTCTATGCAAAGGTCAGAGAACATCGGATGAACACCAAGCTGTCCTGGATAAGCTATTTAACCAGGGAGGGCAATAG
- the LOC119013298 gene encoding uncharacterized protein LOC119013298 isoform X4 has product MDAREEELSQMGGIKGRAVKADLSLSHVMWLVVRALWVCMMTPFECLKAPREYRSALRKCKSALCECVKALCECVKPLCECMKALWECVKPLCECMKALCECVKPLCECMKALCECVKPLCECMKALCECVKPLCECMKALCECVKPLCECMKALCECVKPLCECVKALWECVKPLCECMKALWEEKHENTHTQESITKEHETPETKLADELKKTLGGLKELDRFLEAVEKLAVTSLHVFMEENQVLHPPERFSPKCVQAVIIAARQICPLLLEFKRDAGDFFLPKLHNVEVLSYQLEKYIKTTWKICVKLEKSLYVQIPTTETVVNLHVSEEGVQERLCDIKLLNEIRMGEHFRTVLLFKDESCSDFINKFNSCEPRMLESLKHLDDAADNLNYLNQVVKTFGVIGSLVGIGGGFLSICGLVLSPATERVPRTKSGAYLGIFCTVIIVLAFIIELNWEYKQKKASELFQSFMKDMQSLQLCPKEKTNHQLAQIQESCVVEESMVFSKVRTLVKSIDFVADIEGTSDIPYICQTAVKGHFNNLFLVGANVLSLATDVVFIIRHCCSLIKCSETEASEIITARAALWRSQMDSWRKIHDSLCKGQRTSDEHQAVLDKLFNQGGQ; this is encoded by the exons ATGGATGCAAGGGAGGAAGAGTTGTCCCAAATGGGGGGCATCAAAGGCAGAGCTGTCAAAGCTGACCTGAGCCTTAGCCATGTTATGTGGCTAGTGGTGAGAGCTCTGTGGGTATGTATGATGACTCCGTTTGAATGTCTGAAGGCTCCAAGGGAATATAGGTCAGCTCTGAGGAAATGTAAGTCAGCTCTGTGCGAATGTGTGAAGGCTCTGTGCGAATGTGTGAAGCCTCTATGTGAATGTATGAAGGCTCTGTGGGAATGTGTGAAGCCTCTATGTGAATGTATGAAGGCTCTGTGCGAATGTGTGAAGCCTCTATGTGAATGTATGAAGGCTCTGTGCGAATGTGTGAAGCCTCTATGTGAATGTATGAAGGCTCTGTGCGAATGTGTGAAGCCTCTATGTGAATGTATGAAGGCTCTGTGCGAATGTGTGAAGCCTCTATGTGAATGTATGAAGGCTCTGTGCGAATGTGTGAAGCCtctatgtgaatgtgtgaaggCTCTGTGGGAATGTGTGAAGCCTCTATGTGAATGTATGAAGGCTCTgtgggaagaaaaacatgagaaCACGCACACCCAAGAGAGTATAACAAAAGAGCATGAAACACCAGAGACAAAGCTGGCTGATGAGTTGAAGAAAACTCTGGGAGGTCTGAAGGAGCTCGACCGCTTCCTGGAGGCAGTTGAGAAGTTGGCGGTCACCTCACTTCATGTGTTCATGGAGGAGAACCAGGTGTTACATCCGCCAGAGAGGTTTAGCCCTAAATGTGTTCAGGCTGTCATCATCGCTGCACGACAaatctgtcctctcctcctcgagTTCAAAAGAGATGCAGGTGACTTCTTCCTCCCCAAACTTCACAATGTGGAAGTGCTGTCATACCAATtggaaaaatacataaagacCACTTGGAAGATCTGTGTGAAGTTGGAGAAAAG tctATATGTCCAGATTCCGACTACAGAAACTGTTGTGAACCTCCATGTGTCTGAAGAAGGTGTTCAAGAGAGGCTTTGTGACATTAAACTGCTAAATGAAATCAG GATGGGCGAGCACTTCCGAACGGTGCTCTTGTTCAAAGACGAGTCCTGTTCGGACTTCATAAATAAGTTCAATAGCTGTGAACCCAGGATGCTGGAGTCTCTAAAACACCTGGACGATGCTGCTGACAATCTGAACTATCTGAACCAAGTGGTAAAGACCTTCGGTGTGATAGGCAGCTTGGTGGGGATAGGTGGAGGTTTTCTTTCCATTTGCGGTTTGGTATTGAGTCCTGCAACAGAAAGAGTACCTCGGACAAAATCGGGGGCATATCTGGGAATTTTCTGCACAGTCATCATTGTTCTTGCATTCATCATAGAGTTGAATTGggaatacaaacaaaaaaaggccagTGAACTCTTCCAGAGCTTCATGAAGGACATGCAGAGTCTCCAACTTTGTCCGAAGGAGAAGACCAATCACCAACTGGCCCAAATACAAGAAAGTTGTGTTGTGGAAGAAAGCATGGTGTTTAGCAAAGTTCGCACTTTAGTTAAATCTATTGACTTTGTTGCTGACATTGAAGGTACTTCAGATATCCCATATATTTGTCAGACAGCAGTCAAAGGACATTTTAACAATCTATTTTTGGTTGGAGCAAATGTTCTTTCCCTTGCAACGGATGTCGTCTTCATCATTAGGCATTGCTGCAGTCTGATCAAATGCAGCGAGACTGAAGCCTCAGAGATCATCACAGCCAGAGCTGCACTTTGGAGATCACAGATGGACTCATGGAGGAAGATCCATGACTCTCTATGCAAAGGTCAGAGAACATCGGATGAACACCAAGCTGTCCTGGATAAGCTATTTAACCAGGGAGGGCAATAG